A region from the Salidesulfovibrio onnuriiensis genome encodes:
- the qrcD gene encoding menaquinone reductase integral membrane subunit QrcD, which translates to MDSKLFPEGVQRCSFGQFMIWTAVILAFFMWGLYAAVLVLYNGIGTTGLDNYFGFGLWITFDLAVIALGAGAFFTGFLKYILKIKQLEKIINLTVIVGFICYSGAMLVLTLDIGQPGRAWFGYWHPNVHSMLTEVIFCITCYCTVLVIEYVPLILEQKQLNKIPFIHALAHNMHVNMALFAGLGTFLSTFHQGSLGGMYGVLIGRPYAFREGFFIWPWTFFLFVLSAVGSGPVFTVLICTFMEKLTGKKLVEFKVKALMGKIAGTMLTIYIFLKILDTWAWATGYLPSVGLTFDDMFYGLAYGKWMMFTEIVLCGVLPAIMLIVPAIRNRPGLLYTAALLDCIGVTINRYVFTVQSIAFPAMPFDKWFVYYPNWVEWASSIMIVAYGFLVLSLSYRYLPVFPQEHKLNYK; encoded by the coding sequence ATGGATAGCAAACTCTTCCCCGAAGGCGTGCAGCGCTGCTCTTTCGGTCAATTCATGATCTGGACCGCCGTGATCCTGGCCTTCTTCATGTGGGGCCTGTATGCGGCAGTCTTGGTCCTGTACAACGGCATCGGCACCACCGGCCTGGACAACTACTTCGGGTTCGGCCTGTGGATCACCTTTGACCTTGCGGTCATCGCCCTGGGCGCCGGTGCGTTCTTCACCGGCTTCCTGAAGTACATTCTCAAGATCAAGCAGCTTGAGAAGATCATCAACCTGACGGTTATCGTGGGCTTCATATGCTACTCCGGCGCCATGCTCGTGCTGACGCTGGACATCGGCCAGCCGGGTCGCGCATGGTTCGGCTACTGGCATCCGAACGTCCACTCCATGCTCACGGAAGTTATCTTCTGCATCACCTGCTACTGCACCGTACTGGTCATCGAGTATGTCCCGCTGATCCTGGAGCAGAAGCAGCTGAACAAGATTCCCTTCATCCACGCTCTCGCGCACAACATGCACGTGAACATGGCCCTGTTCGCAGGGCTGGGCACCTTCCTGTCCACCTTCCACCAGGGCTCCCTGGGCGGCATGTACGGCGTGCTCATCGGCCGTCCGTACGCCTTCCGTGAAGGCTTCTTCATCTGGCCCTGGACCTTCTTCCTGTTCGTGCTTTCCGCCGTGGGTTCCGGCCCGGTCTTCACCGTGCTGATCTGCACCTTCATGGAAAAGCTCACCGGCAAGAAGCTCGTGGAATTCAAGGTCAAGGCTCTCATGGGCAAGATCGCGGGCACCATGCTCACCATCTACATCTTCCTGAAGATCCTGGATACGTGGGCCTGGGCCACCGGCTACCTGCCGTCCGTGGGCCTGACCTTCGACGACATGTTCTACGGCCTGGCCTACGGCAAGTGGATGATGTTCACCGAGATCGTGCTTTGCGGCGTGCTTCCGGCCATCATGCTCATCGTCCCGGCCATCCGCAATCGTCCGGGCCTGCTGTACACCGCAGCGCTGCTGGACTGCATCGGCGTGACCATCAACCGTTACGTGTTCACGGTCCAGAGCATCGCCTTCCCGGCCATGCCCTTTGACAAGTGGTTCGTCTACTACCCGAACTGGGTGGAATGGGCCTCTTCGATCATGATCGTGGCCTACGGCTTCCTGGTGTTGAGCCTGTCCTACCGTTACCTGCCGGTCTTCCCGCAGGAACACAAGCTCAACTACAAGTAA
- the qrcC gene encoding menaquinone reductase iron-sulfur cluster-binding subunit QrcC produces the protein MQTKEFKIKWGMVIDIDKCTGCGACMVACQVENNIAPMTGKDPYNHVQALTKDRDDASNKLRTLTWMNLYELSNGKNFPDHEVAYLPRPCMQCENPACVPVCPVVATDKNEEGGIVSQIYPRCIGCRYCMAACPYHARYFNWWDPLYPEGMDKQLSPAVSPRPRGVVEKCNFCHTRYQEAKDLARQNGEDPNNLPDGAYVTACTEVCPTGAITFGDLNNPEHEAHKLAHGPNAFRLLEKLGLGPQVYYVSKREWVRKQGDNYNAGDKH, from the coding sequence ATGCAAACAAAAGAATTCAAGATTAAATGGGGCATGGTCATCGACATTGACAAGTGCACCGGCTGCGGCGCCTGCATGGTCGCCTGCCAGGTGGAGAACAACATTGCTCCGATGACCGGCAAGGACCCGTATAACCATGTCCAGGCGCTGACCAAGGACAGGGACGACGCCAGCAACAAGCTGCGGACCCTGACCTGGATGAACCTCTATGAGCTGTCCAACGGGAAGAATTTCCCGGACCACGAGGTTGCCTATCTGCCCAGGCCCTGCATGCAGTGTGAGAATCCCGCCTGCGTGCCGGTCTGCCCGGTGGTGGCAACGGACAAGAACGAAGAGGGCGGCATCGTCAGCCAGATCTACCCGCGCTGTATCGGCTGCCGGTACTGCATGGCCGCATGCCCGTACCACGCCCGTTACTTCAACTGGTGGGATCCCCTTTACCCGGAAGGCATGGACAAGCAGCTCAGCCCGGCGGTCTCCCCGAGGCCCCGCGGCGTTGTCGAGAAATGCAACTTCTGCCACACCCGCTACCAGGAAGCCAAGGATCTGGCCCGCCAGAACGGCGAGGACCCGAACAACCTGCCCGACGGCGCCTACGTTACCGCATGTACCGAGGTCTGTCCCACCGGCGCGATCACCTTCGGCGACCTGAACAATCCCGAGCACGAAGCGCACAAGCTGGCTCACGGCCCCAACGCCTTCCGCCTGCTTGAAAAGCTCGGTCTCGGACCGCAGGTCTACTACGTTTCCAAACGTGAGTGGGTCCGCAAGCAGGGTGACAACTACAATGCTGGCGACAAGCACTAG
- the qrcB gene encoding menaquinone reductase molybdopterin-binding-like subunit QrcB: MGFDRRTFIQLSVGGTVGILFTPVPWKIADDVSIWTQNWPWIPKLKYGEQLDKPAVSKLCDSGCAVKVRTVAGNAFGTEGNVDNPLSKGGICPICANGVQVMNSPNRVKGPMKKAGEGFEAISWDEAQSLLADKLAAAGGKVAVISGDQTGTANEVFSGFLAGLGSEDYFQMPCDMQAASRAYNGVMGGSGMPGYDFENADYVLLAGADALESWGPTVANMKAFSASSAKYVFAGPMQTRTASVTNKWVPVPEEGMAAFLMGIAYHVLQAGKTAPVADFARFSSVVKDGFAPAKVEAALGIKGAVTAALAKELMAASRPVVVPAGLSVAVANAAFALNLLLGGGMVAVPEFPKAIDSALSVAERMEKDLLAWIKKGSSPSVALVYEANPVYVLPEELKADFLVSFSSVWDETSAKADLVLPAAFTYERFDDLQSPYGVAKPVYTAGVPVSKKFLNVAAPADFILGLAAKMDIDLGFETFGEVIAAKAEAVGADYDEEVGGLFEGEAGSADAATLGASVLARSATPVRGTGSVSLAPYSQLVIGSQNVATTPNAPCVIGNSQLVGNTMVAMMSGMTAQKLGVAEGDKVKLSGGNGEAVALVKLNEGVLPGVVAAPLGFGHTAGDEFSKGKGDNVYKILTVRSEAATGASVWNGSTVNVAKM; this comes from the coding sequence ATGGGTTTTGATCGCAGAACATTCATACAGTTGTCTGTAGGCGGCACCGTTGGCATCCTGTTCACTCCGGTGCCCTGGAAGATCGCCGACGACGTGTCCATCTGGACGCAGAACTGGCCGTGGATTCCGAAACTGAAATACGGCGAGCAGCTTGATAAGCCCGCCGTTTCCAAACTGTGCGATTCCGGCTGTGCCGTGAAGGTCCGCACCGTTGCCGGCAACGCTTTCGGTACCGAAGGCAACGTCGACAACCCGCTCAGCAAGGGCGGCATCTGTCCCATCTGTGCCAATGGCGTGCAGGTGATGAACAGCCCCAACCGCGTCAAGGGCCCCATGAAGAAGGCTGGCGAAGGGTTCGAGGCCATCTCCTGGGACGAAGCCCAATCCCTGCTGGCCGACAAGCTGGCTGCGGCCGGCGGCAAGGTTGCCGTCATTTCCGGCGACCAGACCGGTACGGCCAACGAAGTGTTTTCCGGCTTTCTGGCCGGGCTGGGCAGCGAGGATTACTTCCAGATGCCCTGCGACATGCAGGCCGCCAGCCGCGCCTACAACGGCGTCATGGGCGGTTCCGGAATGCCCGGGTACGACTTCGAGAACGCGGACTACGTGCTGCTCGCCGGCGCGGACGCTCTCGAATCCTGGGGACCGACCGTCGCCAACATGAAGGCTTTCTCCGCCTCCTCCGCAAAATACGTGTTCGCCGGTCCGATGCAGACCCGCACCGCGTCCGTCACCAATAAGTGGGTGCCCGTGCCGGAAGAAGGCATGGCCGCCTTCCTCATGGGCATTGCCTACCACGTGCTGCAGGCTGGAAAAACAGCCCCTGTGGCGGATTTCGCCCGCTTCAGCTCCGTGGTCAAGGACGGTTTTGCCCCTGCCAAGGTCGAAGCGGCCCTGGGCATCAAGGGCGCGGTGACTGCGGCCTTGGCCAAGGAGCTCATGGCGGCTTCCAGGCCGGTGGTCGTTCCCGCGGGACTTTCCGTGGCGGTGGCCAATGCGGCCTTTGCCCTGAACCTGCTGCTGGGCGGCGGCATGGTCGCCGTTCCCGAATTCCCCAAGGCCATCGATTCCGCACTTTCCGTTGCCGAACGCATGGAAAAGGATCTCCTGGCCTGGATCAAGAAGGGATCCAGCCCCTCAGTGGCCCTGGTCTACGAGGCCAACCCGGTCTACGTGCTTCCCGAGGAACTCAAGGCGGACTTCCTGGTCAGCTTCAGTTCCGTCTGGGACGAGACGTCCGCCAAGGCCGACCTGGTGCTTCCCGCGGCGTTCACCTATGAGCGCTTCGACGACCTTCAGTCCCCTTACGGCGTGGCCAAGCCCGTGTACACGGCAGGCGTTCCGGTCTCCAAGAAGTTCCTGAATGTCGCAGCCCCGGCCGACTTCATTCTCGGCCTGGCGGCCAAGATGGATATCGACCTCGGTTTCGAAACCTTCGGCGAAGTGATCGCCGCCAAGGCAGAAGCCGTGGGCGCAGATTATGACGAGGAAGTGGGCGGCCTGTTCGAGGGCGAAGCCGGAAGCGCCGACGCGGCGACTCTCGGCGCATCGGTCCTGGCGCGCTCCGCAACCCCGGTTCGCGGCACCGGCTCCGTTTCCCTGGCTCCCTACAGCCAGCTCGTCATCGGAAGCCAGAACGTGGCCACCACGCCCAACGCTCCGTGCGTCATCGGCAACAGCCAGCTCGTGGGCAACACCATGGTTGCCATGATGTCCGGTATGACCGCCCAGAAGCTCGGCGTCGCGGAAGGCGACAAGGTCAAGCTCTCCGGCGGCAATGGCGAAGCCGTTGCCCTGGTCAAGCTCAACGAAGGCGTCCTCCCGGGCGTTGTGGCCGCACCGCTCGGTTTCGGCCATACCGCAGGCGACGAATTCTCCAAGGGCAAGGGCGATAACGTGTACAAGATTCTCACGGTCCGCTCCGAAGCCGCCACCGGCGCGAGCGTCTGGAACGGTTCCACCGTGAACGTCGCCAAAATGTAG
- a CDS encoding cytochrome c3 family protein, which produces MSGRCGGVLPFFIGFLLSCILGWAIIPPLFYTDVEQPVRFSHKVHVEGQEMDCDSCHFFRDDGSYAGFPTNAQCAECHAVDEPEVVVEAIRGVVGEDGKLEDILKLPVDDMPEELTGLVQSGEEAGVKAELDYLVKFAIQGKEVPWLNYQFQPDNVLFSHKAHEGLTFEMLKEKHVDLSGVVDEKVLEEGGDYNCSLCHLKGIETNDTPPAFQRNVLTTYSKMTMKMWQCEKCHAQMGQVNACYTCHK; this is translated from the coding sequence ATGTCCGGAAGGTGTGGAGGCGTTCTCCCGTTCTTCATCGGATTCCTGCTTAGCTGCATCCTTGGTTGGGCGATCATTCCGCCTCTGTTCTATACAGATGTGGAGCAGCCCGTAAGGTTCAGCCACAAGGTCCACGTGGAAGGGCAGGAAATGGACTGTGACAGCTGTCACTTTTTCCGGGATGACGGTTCCTACGCCGGTTTCCCGACCAACGCGCAGTGTGCGGAATGTCACGCTGTGGACGAACCCGAAGTTGTTGTCGAAGCCATACGTGGTGTGGTTGGCGAAGACGGCAAGCTCGAGGACATCCTGAAGCTGCCGGTGGACGACATGCCGGAAGAGCTGACCGGACTGGTGCAGAGCGGCGAGGAAGCCGGTGTGAAGGCGGAACTGGACTATCTGGTCAAGTTCGCCATTCAGGGCAAGGAAGTTCCCTGGCTGAACTACCAGTTCCAGCCGGACAACGTTCTCTTTTCCCACAAGGCGCATGAAGGTCTGACTTTTGAGATGCTTAAGGAAAAGCATGTCGACCTGAGCGGTGTTGTTGATGAAAAGGTCCTGGAAGAGGGCGGCGACTACAACTGTAGTCTGTGCCACCTCAAGGGCATCGAAACCAACGACACTCCGCCCGCTTTCCAGCGCAATGTCCTGACCACATACAGCAAGATGACCATGAAGATGTGGCAGTGTGAAAAGTGCCATGCCCAGATGGGCCAGGTAAACGCCTGCTACACTTGTCATAAGTAA
- a CDS encoding mannose-1-phosphate guanylyltransferase/mannose-6-phosphate isomerase, producing MVDAGKEKRLPVIPDCHAIILAGGSGTRLWPLSRNLLPKQLLALDGSETLLQQTVRRTLGLFPPERIWVVTNEEHVFEVRKQVREVNEALLENVLAEPLGRNTLPATMLAMDRIVAQSPGSLVAVFPSDHLIAENGAWERNMVKAGEMAAKGYMVTFGVEPSKPETGYGYIALGKKIAAGVFEGTGFVEKPDFTLAKRYHKDGSHYWNSGIFICGCETFLKAVSQHQPDLWAWWAAREERPLDEGYRAIPAISIDYGIAEKIGNMAVVKAGFGWEDLGSWEAMYRLGAKDGDGNVIQGDVMALDCRNCLLVSQGSTLAVVGLQNMIMVQTRDATLTCPMPHVQRVREIVDRLKAQGSALVESHPLVNRPWGSYIVLEEGPGYKIKRIEVVPGARLSSQMHHHRSEHWVVIQGTAEVEVGGKEQILVENQSVDILKATQHRLGNPGKVPLEIIEIQSGPYLEEDDIVRFEDVYGRTEG from the coding sequence GTGGTTGATGCAGGAAAAGAGAAAAGGCTCCCGGTGATACCCGATTGTCACGCCATCATTCTGGCCGGAGGCTCCGGCACCAGGCTGTGGCCCCTTTCCCGAAACCTGCTGCCCAAACAGCTGCTGGCCCTGGACGGGAGCGAAACCCTGCTGCAGCAGACCGTACGCCGTACCCTGGGCCTTTTCCCGCCCGAGCGTATCTGGGTTGTCACCAACGAGGAGCATGTCTTCGAGGTGCGCAAGCAGGTCCGGGAGGTGAATGAGGCGCTGCTGGAGAATGTTCTGGCGGAACCCCTGGGCCGCAATACGCTTCCTGCCACCATGCTGGCCATGGACCGGATCGTGGCGCAGTCCCCCGGGAGTCTTGTGGCCGTATTTCCCTCTGACCACCTTATAGCCGAGAACGGGGCCTGGGAACGGAACATGGTCAAGGCCGGGGAAATGGCCGCCAAGGGGTACATGGTCACCTTCGGCGTGGAGCCGTCCAAGCCCGAGACCGGCTACGGGTACATCGCCTTGGGCAAGAAGATCGCCGCAGGGGTCTTCGAGGGGACGGGGTTTGTGGAAAAGCCCGATTTCACGCTGGCCAAGCGCTACCACAAGGACGGCAGCCACTATTGGAACAGCGGCATTTTTATTTGCGGGTGCGAGACGTTTCTCAAGGCGGTTTCCCAGCATCAACCCGACCTGTGGGCCTGGTGGGCCGCGCGGGAGGAACGGCCCCTGGACGAGGGGTACCGCGCAATTCCCGCCATCTCCATCGACTACGGCATTGCGGAAAAGATCGGAAACATGGCCGTGGTCAAGGCCGGTTTTGGCTGGGAGGACCTGGGCAGTTGGGAGGCCATGTACCGCCTCGGCGCCAAGGACGGGGACGGCAACGTGATTCAGGGCGACGTCATGGCCCTTGACTGCCGCAACTGCCTGCTCGTTTCCCAGGGCAGCACCCTGGCCGTGGTGGGGCTGCAGAACATGATCATGGTTCAGACCCGGGACGCCACGCTGACCTGTCCCATGCCCCACGTGCAGCGCGTCCGCGAGATCGTGGACAGGCTCAAGGCGCAGGGGAGTGCTTTGGTGGAAAGCCATCCGCTGGTCAACCGGCCCTGGGGCAGCTACATCGTCCTCGAGGAAGGGCCCGGCTACAAGATCAAGCGCATCGAGGTCGTTCCCGGCGCCCGTCTGAGTTCCCAGATGCACCACCACCGAAGTGAGCATTGGGTGGTCATCCAGGGCACCGCGGAAGTGGAGGTCGGCGGCAAGGAGCAGATCCTGGTGGAAAACCAGTCCGTCGACATTCTCAAGGCCACGCAGCACCGGCTGGGAAATCCCGGCAAGGTTCCCCTGGAGATCATCGAGATCCAGAGCGGCCCGTACCTGGAGGAGGACGATATCGTCCGATTCGAGGATGTCTATGGCCGCACCGAAGGCTGA
- the rfbC gene encoding dTDP-4-dehydrorhamnose 3,5-epimerase yields the protein MEVTETSFPGLLVFEPKVFRDNRGFFLESYNRDAFREVGVDADFVQDNHAYSRDVGVLRGFHFQAPPFSQAKLVWVTRGAVLDVVVDLRKGAPSYGQVYSIELSAENFRRMFIPRGFAHAYLTLAPDTEFFYKVDAPYSPEHDSGLRFDDPGIGFDWKPFLKGRTPILSEKDTRLGLLANFDSPFTYLGE from the coding sequence ATGGAAGTTACGGAAACTTCGTTTCCCGGGTTGCTGGTGTTCGAACCAAAGGTGTTTCGGGACAACCGGGGTTTTTTTCTGGAAAGCTATAACCGGGACGCCTTCCGGGAAGTGGGGGTGGACGCGGATTTTGTGCAGGATAACCATGCGTATTCCCGGGACGTCGGAGTGCTGCGCGGTTTTCATTTTCAGGCTCCTCCCTTTTCCCAGGCCAAGCTGGTCTGGGTGACGCGAGGCGCGGTTCTGGACGTGGTGGTGGACCTGCGCAAGGGCGCTCCCTCTTACGGCCAGGTATACTCAATAGAGCTCAGCGCCGAGAATTTCAGGCGCATGTTCATCCCCAGGGGATTTGCCCATGCCTACCTGACGCTCGCGCCCGATACGGAATTTTTCTACAAGGTGGACGCCCCGTATTCGCCGGAGCATGACTCCGGGCTCAGGTTCGACGACCCGGGCATCGGCTTTGACTGGAAACCGTTTCTGAAGGGGCGCACGCCGATCCTTTCGGAAAAGGATACCCGGCTGGGGCTGTTGGCGAATTTCGATTCCCCCTTTACCTATCTAGGAGAATAG
- a CDS encoding CvpA family protein, with protein MNLLDIILIIVAALFLVRGFLRGFVKEVFSLASIGLAYFVASRYNYLLQPHLKLYIGNETTVWALSTVLIFVGILLICWIIAKLIREFLELALLGWLDRTAGAVFGAAEGVLIALLALLLMQNYFPNASFMQESTIVPYAQPALKALSDFEPSSIGKKLDELGLPDGEAVKKKADEAAEAIDETINGDPS; from the coding sequence ATGAATCTGTTGGATATCATCCTCATCATTGTCGCCGCCCTCTTTCTGGTCCGCGGGTTCCTGCGCGGATTCGTCAAGGAGGTGTTCTCCCTGGCCTCCATAGGTCTGGCCTACTTCGTGGCGTCGCGCTACAATTACCTCCTGCAACCGCACCTGAAACTCTACATCGGCAACGAGACCACGGTCTGGGCCCTGAGCACGGTGCTCATCTTCGTCGGCATCCTGCTCATCTGCTGGATCATCGCCAAGCTCATCCGCGAATTCCTGGAACTGGCCCTGCTGGGCTGGCTCGACAGGACCGCCGGGGCGGTCTTCGGCGCGGCCGAGGGCGTGCTGATCGCCCTGTTGGCCCTGCTCCTGATGCAGAACTATTTTCCCAATGCAAGCTTCATGCAAGAATCAACCATCGTTCCGTATGCCCAGCCAGCGCTCAAGGCCCTGTCCGACTTTGAGCCCTCCTCCATAGGCAAAAAACTCGACGAGCTCGGGTTGCCGGACGGGGAGGCCGTCAAAAAAAAGGCGGACGAGGCCGCGGAAGCCATAGATGAAACCATCAACGGGGACCCGAGCTAG
- the mazG gene encoding nucleoside triphosphate pyrophosphohydrolase translates to MNEIHATHAEALSELLEVIEKLLGPEGCPWDRKQTPKSLCDYLAEETFELIEGVRAEDIPEAREELGDVLFILLFMATLYSKSGHFNLSESMRYSAAKMIRRHPHVFGDKKFENIEQLWDNWEQTKRRENEGTDRKRVFDSLPKGLPPLLRAYRINSKAARNHFTWQSDEAVETQLRSEWDEWREALASGDEQASEQEFGDYLFTLVELGRRKGIKANAALDFANQKFLGRFAKMEALAEERGLVFSELDLDQMNALWDEVKE, encoded by the coding sequence ATGAATGAGATACACGCCACCCACGCCGAGGCGCTCTCCGAGCTTCTCGAGGTCATTGAAAAACTGCTGGGCCCGGAGGGCTGCCCCTGGGACCGGAAACAAACCCCCAAAAGCCTGTGCGACTACCTGGCCGAGGAAACCTTCGAGCTCATCGAAGGCGTCCGCGCCGAGGACATCCCCGAGGCCCGCGAAGAACTGGGCGACGTCCTGTTCATCCTGCTGTTCATGGCCACGCTCTACTCCAAAAGCGGCCATTTCAATCTTTCCGAAAGCATGCGCTACAGCGCGGCCAAGATGATCCGCCGCCACCCACACGTGTTCGGGGACAAGAAATTCGAAAACATCGAGCAGCTCTGGGACAACTGGGAACAGACCAAACGCCGGGAAAACGAGGGCACCGACAGGAAACGCGTGTTCGACTCCCTGCCCAAGGGGCTACCGCCGCTCCTGCGCGCCTACCGCATCAATTCCAAGGCCGCGCGCAACCACTTCACCTGGCAAAGCGACGAAGCCGTGGAAACGCAGCTTCGGTCCGAATGGGATGAATGGCGGGAAGCGCTGGCTTCGGGCGACGAGCAGGCCTCGGAGCAGGAATTCGGCGACTATCTGTTCACGCTCGTTGAACTGGGCCGCCGCAAGGGCATCAAGGCCAATGCGGCCCTGGATTTCGCCAACCAGAAATTCCTGGGCAGGTTCGCCAAGATGGAGGCCCTGGCCGAAGAACGCGGCCTGGTCTTTTCCGAACTGGACCTCGACCAGATGAACGCCCTCTGGGACGAGGTGAAGGAATAG
- a CDS encoding [FeFe] hydrogenase, group A, with product MAVNVASDMVKSALAERRDWLESKGNCRMIQQIQEFVACEAANSGLVDLDERLQWDMEGWASEPSIVHDPALCIRCGNCVTTCNEVQQVGALAMDEEKGVVMADPGKCVRCGQCIHACPMAKESDEVLAFKKLFGCSSCTYSKPIGAISEQDQVGEVMEMLRDPEQTVVVQFAPSIRASIGEEFGMEPGTLAVGKLYSALKQAGFDKVWDTNFTADLTIMEEGSELLLRLAKAGVLDRNALPVKVEDAVFDHVQPSLPQFTSCSPGWVKFCETFYPDLNGHVSSAKSPQQMFGAVAKTYAAKELNIDAGKMKVVSIMPCTAKKYECAREEMQDASHHWGGDGYQDVDVVLTTRECARLFKALNVDLPSMPDSEADPLIGKYTGAATIFGRTGGVMEAALRTAYELVTGQALEKLEFEPLGTLDGVKSATVEVAGIPVKVAVAHGLKNCREVCESIRNGGEFKDYQFIEFMCCPGGCIGGGGQPIATNIETIKARTDCLNDEDKNLPLRKSHENPEISKIYGEFLSSPVSPLAHHLLHTEYVDRSSDIKE from the coding sequence ATGGCCGTCAATGTCGCGTCGGATATGGTCAAAAGCGCCTTGGCCGAACGCCGGGACTGGCTGGAAAGCAAGGGCAACTGCCGCATGATCCAGCAGATCCAGGAATTCGTGGCCTGCGAGGCCGCCAACTCAGGCCTAGTCGATCTGGACGAGCGCCTGCAGTGGGACATGGAGGGCTGGGCCTCGGAACCGTCCATTGTCCATGATCCCGCCCTGTGCATCCGCTGCGGCAACTGCGTGACCACCTGCAACGAGGTGCAGCAGGTCGGCGCGCTGGCCATGGACGAGGAAAAGGGCGTGGTCATGGCCGATCCGGGCAAGTGCGTCCGCTGCGGCCAGTGCATCCATGCCTGCCCCATGGCCAAGGAAAGCGACGAGGTTCTGGCCTTCAAGAAACTGTTCGGCTGCTCCTCGTGCACCTATTCCAAGCCCATCGGGGCGATCTCCGAGCAGGATCAGGTCGGCGAGGTCATGGAAATGCTTCGCGATCCCGAACAGACCGTGGTCGTGCAGTTTGCGCCCTCCATTCGCGCGTCCATCGGCGAGGAGTTCGGCATGGAGCCGGGCACCCTGGCCGTGGGCAAGCTGTATTCGGCCCTGAAACAGGCCGGATTCGACAAGGTCTGGGACACCAACTTTACGGCGGACCTGACCATCATGGAGGAGGGCTCGGAATTGCTGCTCCGGCTGGCAAAGGCCGGAGTGCTGGACCGCAACGCCCTGCCGGTGAAGGTGGAGGACGCGGTCTTTGATCACGTCCAGCCCTCCCTGCCGCAGTTCACCTCCTGCAGCCCGGGCTGGGTCAAGTTCTGCGAGACCTTCTACCCGGACCTGAACGGCCACGTTTCCTCGGCCAAATCCCCGCAGCAGATGTTCGGCGCGGTGGCCAAGACCTATGCGGCCAAGGAGCTGAACATCGACGCGGGCAAGATGAAGGTCGTCTCCATCATGCCGTGCACGGCCAAGAAATACGAGTGCGCCCGTGAAGAAATGCAGGACGCCTCCCATCATTGGGGCGGCGACGGCTACCAGGACGTGGACGTGGTGCTGACCACCCGCGAGTGCGCGCGGCTGTTCAAGGCGTTGAACGTGGACCTGCCGTCCATGCCGGACAGCGAGGCCGATCCGCTCATCGGCAAGTATACCGGGGCCGCCACCATCTTCGGGCGCACCGGCGGCGTCATGGAGGCCGCCCTGCGCACCGCATACGAGCTGGTGACCGGGCAGGCCCTGGAAAAACTGGAGTTCGAGCCCCTGGGCACTCTCGACGGGGTCAAAAGCGCCACCGTCGAGGTCGCCGGCATTCCCGTGAAGGTAGCGGTGGCCCATGGGTTGAAGAATTGCCGGGAGGTCTGCGAATCCATCCGCAACGGCGGCGAATTCAAGGACTACCAGTTCATCGAGTTCATGTGTTGTCCGGGCGGCTGCATTGGCGGCGGCGGACAGCCCATTGCCACCAATATCGAGACGATCAAGGCCCGTACGGATTGCCTGAACGACGAGGACAAGAACCTCCCGCTCCGCAAGTCGCACGAGAACCCCGAGATCTCCAAAATATATGGCGAATTCCTGTCCTCACCTGTCAGTCCGCTGGCCCACCATCTCCTGCATACGGAGTATGTGGACCGGTCGTCAGACATTAAGGAATAA